In a genomic window of Streptomyces noursei ATCC 11455:
- a CDS encoding ATP-binding protein: MSTTRPYPPGDLGPEPGPHSLSGMGGAPTAGASSAVPAGQIRRLRLADTRGAVARARDFAREALHDWGWLPAATADQRAAAEDVLLVVSELVTNACLHAEGPEELRLRCAAKVLRLEVSDLGAGSPAPRSPHRPGRPGGHGMFIVQRLCLDWGVVRNADGAGKTVWAELAAPS; the protein is encoded by the coding sequence ATGAGCACCACCCGGCCGTACCCGCCGGGCGATCTCGGCCCGGAGCCGGGCCCCCATAGCCTGAGTGGCATGGGTGGTGCCCCCACCGCCGGCGCCTCGTCCGCCGTCCCGGCGGGGCAGATCCGCAGGCTGCGCCTGGCGGACACCCGGGGCGCCGTGGCGCGGGCCCGCGACTTCGCCCGGGAGGCGCTGCACGACTGGGGCTGGCTGCCGGCCGCGACCGCCGATCAGCGGGCCGCGGCCGAGGACGTCCTGCTCGTCGTCTCCGAGCTGGTGACCAACGCCTGCCTGCACGCCGAGGGCCCGGAGGAGCTGCGGCTGCGCTGCGCGGCCAAGGTCCTCCGTCTGGAGGTCAGCGACCTGGGTGCGGGCTCGCCGGCGCCGCGCAGCCCGCACCGCCCGGGGCGTCCCGGCGGCCACGGCATGTTCATCGTGCAGCGGCTGTGCCTGGACTGGGGCGTGGTGCGCAACGCCGACGGTGCGGGCAAGACCGTCTGGGCGGAGCTGGCCGCCCCCTCCTGA
- the hutU gene encoding urocanate hydratase: MSGPRPVRAPRGTELSARGWQQEAALRMLQNNLDPEVAEHPDKLVVYGGTGKAARDWRSFDAMVRTLTTLKQDETMLVQSGKPVGVMQTHEWAPRVLIANSNLVGDWANWEEFRRLEALGLTMYGQMTAGSWIYIGTQGILQGTYETFAAVAAKKFGGTLAGTITLTAGLGGMGGAQPLAVTMNDGVAICIDCDPRAIERRIEHRYLDVRADNLQHALQLAVEARDQRKPLSIGLLGNAAELLPRMLTDGAPIDIVTDQTSAHDPLAYLPIGIDFADMAAYAAEKPADFTQRARESMAKHVEAMVGFMDAGAEVFDYGNSIRGEAQLAGYQRAFAFPGFVPAYIRPLFAEGKGPFRWAALSGDPRDIAATDKAILDLFPENESLARWIKMAGERVHFQGLPARICWLGYGERDKAGERFNEMVADGTLQAPLAIGRDHLDCGSVASPYRETEAMKDGSDAIADWPLLNAMVNVASGASWVSLHHGGGVGMGRSIHAGQVTVADGTALAGEKIRRVLTNDPGMGVIRHVDAGYERADEVAAERGVRIPMREGEGE, encoded by the coding sequence ATGTCGGGACCGCGACCCGTGCGGGCACCGCGCGGTACGGAGCTGAGCGCACGGGGATGGCAGCAGGAAGCCGCGCTGCGCATGCTGCAGAACAACCTCGATCCGGAGGTGGCCGAGCACCCGGACAAGCTCGTCGTCTACGGCGGCACCGGCAAGGCCGCCCGTGACTGGCGCTCCTTCGACGCGATGGTGCGCACCCTGACCACGCTCAAGCAGGACGAGACGATGCTCGTCCAGTCCGGCAAGCCAGTCGGCGTGATGCAGACCCACGAGTGGGCCCCGCGGGTGCTCATCGCCAACTCCAACCTCGTCGGCGACTGGGCCAACTGGGAGGAGTTCCGCCGTCTGGAGGCCCTCGGCCTCACCATGTACGGCCAGATGACGGCCGGTTCGTGGATCTACATCGGCACCCAGGGCATCCTCCAGGGCACCTACGAGACCTTCGCGGCGGTCGCGGCGAAGAAGTTCGGCGGGACGCTGGCCGGCACCATCACCCTCACCGCCGGGCTCGGCGGCATGGGAGGCGCCCAGCCGCTCGCCGTCACCATGAACGACGGCGTCGCGATCTGCATCGACTGCGACCCGCGCGCCATCGAGCGCCGCATCGAGCACCGCTACCTGGACGTCAGGGCGGACAACCTCCAGCACGCCCTGCAGCTCGCCGTCGAGGCCCGCGACCAGCGCAAGCCGCTCTCCATCGGCCTGCTCGGCAACGCCGCGGAACTCCTCCCGCGGATGCTCACCGACGGCGCCCCGATCGACATCGTCACCGACCAGACCAGCGCCCACGACCCGCTCGCCTACCTGCCCATCGGCATCGACTTCGCCGACATGGCGGCCTACGCGGCCGAGAAGCCCGCCGACTTCACCCAGCGCGCGCGGGAGTCGATGGCCAAGCACGTCGAGGCCATGGTCGGCTTCATGGACGCCGGCGCCGAGGTCTTCGACTACGGCAACTCCATCCGCGGCGAGGCCCAACTCGCCGGATACCAGCGGGCGTTCGCCTTCCCCGGCTTCGTCCCCGCCTACATCCGGCCGCTCTTCGCCGAGGGCAAGGGGCCGTTCCGCTGGGCGGCGCTCTCCGGCGACCCGCGGGACATCGCCGCCACCGACAAGGCGATCCTCGACCTCTTCCCCGAGAACGAGTCGCTGGCCCGATGGATCAAGATGGCCGGCGAACGCGTCCACTTCCAGGGCCTGCCCGCCCGGATCTGCTGGCTCGGCTACGGCGAGCGCGACAAGGCCGGCGAGCGGTTCAACGAGATGGTCGCCGACGGCACCCTCCAGGCGCCGCTGGCCATCGGCCGCGACCACCTCGACTGCGGCTCCGTCGCCTCCCCGTACCGCGAGACCGAGGCCATGAAGGACGGCTCCGACGCGATCGCCGACTGGCCGCTGCTCAACGCCATGGTCAACGTCGCCTCCGGCGCCTCCTGGGTCTCCCTGCACCACGGCGGCGGCGTCGGCATGGGCCGCTCCATCCACGCCGGACAGGTCACGGTCGCCGACGGCACCGCGCTGGCCGGCGAGAAGATCCGCCGGGTGCTCACCAACGACCCCGGCATGGGCGTCATCCGGCACGTCGACGCCGGCTACGAGCGCGCCGACGAGGTGGCCGCCGAGCGGGGCGTCCGCATCCCGATGCGCGAGGGCGAGGGCGAGTGA
- a CDS encoding STAS domain-containing protein: MDRGTVGSASRGRLHVEIRHHGASAVVTVAGELDHHTADLLRESLEGCVDDGYARLVVDCSPLEFMDSTGLNVLLGARLKAEAAGGGVHLAGMQPVVARVFEITGAEAVFTVHDSLDAALAD, encoded by the coding sequence ATGGACCGCGGGACGGTCGGCAGTGCAAGCCGGGGTCGGCTTCATGTCGAGATCCGCCATCACGGCGCCAGCGCGGTCGTGACCGTCGCGGGTGAGTTGGATCACCACACCGCGGATCTGCTGCGGGAATCGCTGGAAGGCTGTGTCGACGACGGATACGCACGCCTGGTGGTGGATTGCTCACCCCTTGAATTCATGGACTCCACCGGTCTGAACGTGCTGCTCGGCGCCCGACTGAAAGCGGAGGCCGCGGGGGGCGGTGTCCACCTGGCCGGCATGCAGCCGGTGGTGGCCCGGGTGTTCGAGATCACCGGCGCGGAGGCGGTTTTCACGGTGCACGACTCACTCGACGCGGCCCTGGCCGACTGA
- the hutI gene encoding imidazolonepropionase, with product MTTTSAPTTAITHIAQLVTNDPSLGEGPLGLIQDAAVVIDGDRVAWVGPSSKAPATDNAVDAAGRAGLPGFVDSHSHLVFAGDRTEEFNARMSGRPYSAGGIRTTVAATRAAADDALHANVARYLAEGLRQGTTTQEIKSGYGLTVEDEARAVRIAAAHTDEVTFLGAHIVSPDYADDPAGYVELVTGPMLDACAPHARWVDVFCERGAFDGDQARAILTAGRAKGLVPRVHANQLGHGPGVQLAVELGAASADHCTHLTYADIDALAQSDTVATLLPGAEFSTRAKWPDARPLLDAGATVALSTDCNPGSSFTSSMPFCIALAVRDMGMTPDEAVWAATAGGARALRREDVGRIAPGARADLLLLDAPSHVHLAYRPGVPLVTDVWHKGVRL from the coding sequence ATGACGACGACCTCCGCGCCGACCACCGCCATCACCCACATCGCCCAGCTCGTCACCAACGACCCCTCCCTCGGTGAAGGCCCCCTCGGTCTGATCCAGGACGCCGCGGTCGTCATCGACGGAGACCGCGTCGCCTGGGTCGGTCCCTCAAGCAAAGCACCCGCCACTGACAACGCCGTCGACGCGGCCGGCCGGGCCGGCCTGCCCGGCTTCGTCGACTCCCACTCGCACCTGGTCTTCGCCGGCGACCGCACCGAGGAGTTCAACGCCCGGATGTCCGGGCGCCCTTACTCCGCGGGCGGCATCCGCACGACCGTCGCGGCCACCCGCGCCGCCGCGGACGACGCGCTGCACGCCAACGTCGCCCGCTACCTCGCCGAGGGCCTGCGCCAGGGCACCACCACCCAGGAGATCAAGTCCGGTTACGGCCTCACCGTCGAGGACGAGGCCCGCGCGGTGCGGATCGCCGCCGCCCACACCGACGAGGTCACCTTCCTGGGCGCCCACATCGTCTCCCCCGACTACGCCGACGACCCGGCCGGCTACGTCGAGCTGGTCACCGGCCCGATGCTGGACGCCTGCGCCCCGCACGCCCGTTGGGTGGACGTGTTCTGCGAGCGCGGCGCCTTCGACGGCGACCAGGCGCGCGCCATCCTCACCGCCGGTCGGGCCAAGGGCCTGGTGCCGCGGGTGCACGCCAACCAGCTCGGCCACGGCCCCGGCGTCCAGCTCGCCGTCGAACTGGGCGCCGCCTCCGCCGACCACTGCACCCACCTCACCTACGCCGACATCGACGCGCTGGCCCAGTCCGACACCGTCGCCACGCTCCTGCCGGGCGCCGAGTTCTCCACCCGCGCCAAGTGGCCCGACGCCCGCCCGCTGCTCGACGCCGGCGCCACCGTCGCGCTCTCCACGGACTGCAACCCGGGCTCGTCCTTCACCAGTTCGATGCCGTTCTGCATCGCGCTGGCCGTCCGCGACATGGGGATGACGCCCGACGAGGCGGTGTGGGCGGCGACCGCGGGCGGTGCCCGGGCGCTGCGCCGCGAGGACGTCGGCCGGATCGCCCCCGGCGCCCGCGCCGACCTGCTCCTGTTGGACGCCCCGTCCCACGTCCACCTCGCCTACCGTCCGGGCGTGCCGCTGGTGACGGACGTCTGGCACAAGGGCGTTCGCCTCTGA
- a CDS encoding formimidoylglutamate deiminase, whose amino-acid sequence MPLTPQATPTTYWLEHAWLGTHVEPGVTVEVADGRITAVRTGTPAPPPGAEALHGLTLPGLANAHSHAFHRALRGTVQVGSGTFWTWREVMYGVADRLTPDSYYALARAVYAEMALAGITCVGEFHYLHHAPGGTRYDDPNAMGRALLAAADDAGIRITLLDTAYLSAGFGDRPNQHQLRFSDGTADAWAERADALKGAEHARIGAAVHSVRAVPAEELGTVADWARRRQAPLHVHLSEQTAENDACRAAHGRTPTQLLADHGVLGPRTTAVHATHLTDEDIALLGGSATGVCMCPSTERDLADGIGPAVALQEQGSLLSLGSDSHAVIDLLEEARAMELNERLRTRTRGHWTAAALLRAATADGHAALGWDDAGTLAPGALADLTTIRLDSVRTAGPLPRLGAETAVFAATAADVRHTVVGGRQIVRDGTHTRVPDVPTALADAIAAVRG is encoded by the coding sequence GTGCCGCTGACGCCACAGGCAACACCGACGACCTACTGGCTCGAACACGCCTGGCTCGGCACGCACGTCGAGCCGGGCGTGACCGTGGAGGTGGCGGACGGGCGGATCACGGCCGTCCGCACCGGGACGCCCGCACCGCCACCGGGAGCCGAGGCCCTCCACGGGCTGACCCTCCCGGGCCTCGCCAACGCCCACAGCCATGCCTTCCACCGCGCCCTGCGCGGCACCGTCCAGGTCGGCTCCGGCACCTTCTGGACCTGGCGCGAGGTCATGTACGGCGTCGCCGACCGGCTCACCCCGGACAGCTACTACGCCCTCGCCCGCGCCGTCTACGCCGAGATGGCGCTCGCCGGCATCACCTGCGTCGGCGAATTCCACTACCTCCACCACGCGCCCGGCGGCACCCGCTACGACGACCCCAACGCGATGGGCCGGGCGCTGCTCGCCGCCGCCGACGACGCCGGCATCCGGATCACCCTCCTGGACACCGCCTACCTCTCCGCCGGCTTCGGCGACCGCCCCAACCAGCACCAGCTGCGCTTCTCCGACGGCACCGCGGACGCCTGGGCGGAGCGCGCCGACGCCCTCAAGGGAGCCGAGCACGCCCGGATCGGCGCCGCCGTGCACTCCGTACGCGCCGTCCCCGCCGAGGAGTTGGGCACCGTCGCCGACTGGGCCCGGCGGCGGCAGGCACCGCTGCACGTCCATCTCTCCGAGCAGACCGCCGAGAACGACGCCTGCCGGGCGGCGCACGGCCGCACCCCCACCCAGCTGCTGGCCGACCACGGGGTGTTGGGCCCGCGCACCACGGCCGTGCACGCCACCCACCTCACCGACGAGGACATCGCCCTGCTCGGTGGCAGCGCCACCGGCGTCTGCATGTGCCCGAGCACCGAGCGGGACCTCGCCGACGGCATCGGCCCGGCCGTGGCGCTCCAGGAACAGGGCAGCCTGCTCTCCCTGGGCAGCGACAGCCACGCCGTCATCGACCTGCTCGAAGAGGCCCGCGCCATGGAGCTCAACGAGCGGCTGCGCACCCGCACCCGGGGCCACTGGACCGCCGCCGCCCTGCTGCGCGCCGCCACCGCCGACGGCCACGCCGCCCTGGGCTGGGACGACGCCGGCACCCTCGCGCCGGGCGCGCTCGCCGACCTCACCACGATCCGGCTGGACTCCGTACGCACCGCCGGACCGCTGCCCCGACTGGGCGCCGAGACGGCCGTATTCGCCGCCACCGCGGCGGATGTGCGACACACCGTCGTGGGTGGTCGGCAGATCGTCCGCGACGGGACGCACACGCGCGTGCCCGACGTACCCACCGCCCTCGCCGACGCCATCGCCGCCGTGCGCGGCTGA
- a CDS encoding allantoate amidohydrolase, whose product MWEELRPLGRDSSSGGYRRFAWTGADTDCRAWFRAQAEARGLAYELDRNGNQWAWLGATGHQDVAPGEAVVTGSHLDSVPDGGAFDGPLGVVSSFAALDELRGRGAEPTRPLAIVNFGDEEGARFGLACVGSRLSAGALTAEAAHRLRDGDGVTLPQAMERAGHDPEAIGPDPERLATIGAFVELHVEQGRALDLSGDPVGIASAIWPHGRWRFDFRGEANHAGTTRLEDRRDPMLSYAATVLAAREQARLTGALATFGKVSVEPNGVNAIPSLVRGWLDARAAGQDTLDTVITGIERAAAERAARDGVDLDVVRESFTPVVEFQHALRDELGALLGKKSERPVPVLGTGAGHDAGILSATVPTAMLFVRNPTGVSHSPAESAAEDDCVAGVTALADVLEGLACR is encoded by the coding sequence ATGTGGGAGGAGTTGCGGCCGCTGGGCCGTGACTCCTCCTCCGGGGGCTACCGCCGCTTCGCCTGGACCGGCGCGGACACCGACTGCCGCGCGTGGTTCCGGGCCCAGGCCGAGGCCCGCGGACTCGCCTACGAACTCGACCGCAACGGCAACCAGTGGGCCTGGCTCGGCGCGACCGGCCACCAGGACGTCGCCCCCGGCGAGGCCGTCGTCACCGGCTCGCACCTGGACTCCGTCCCGGACGGCGGCGCCTTCGACGGCCCGCTGGGCGTGGTCTCCTCCTTCGCCGCGCTCGACGAGCTCCGGGGGCGGGGAGCGGAGCCCACCAGGCCGCTGGCGATCGTCAACTTCGGCGACGAGGAGGGCGCCCGCTTCGGGCTGGCCTGCGTCGGCTCCCGGCTGTCCGCCGGCGCGCTGACCGCCGAGGCCGCGCACCGGCTGCGGGACGGCGACGGCGTCACCCTCCCGCAGGCCATGGAGCGCGCCGGCCACGACCCCGAGGCGATCGGCCCGGACCCGGAACGGCTCGCCACCATCGGGGCGTTCGTCGAACTCCACGTCGAGCAGGGCCGCGCCCTGGACCTCTCCGGGGACCCGGTCGGCATCGCCTCGGCGATCTGGCCGCACGGCCGCTGGCGGTTCGACTTCCGCGGCGAGGCCAACCACGCCGGCACCACCCGCCTGGAAGACCGCCGCGACCCGATGCTCTCCTACGCAGCGACCGTGCTCGCGGCCCGCGAGCAGGCTCGCCTGACCGGCGCCCTGGCCACCTTCGGGAAGGTCAGCGTCGAACCGAACGGCGTCAACGCCATCCCCTCGCTGGTCCGCGGCTGGCTGGACGCCCGCGCCGCCGGCCAGGACACCCTGGACACCGTGATCACCGGCATCGAGCGGGCCGCCGCAGAGCGGGCCGCCCGCGACGGCGTCGACCTCGACGTCGTCCGCGAGTCCTTCACCCCCGTCGTGGAGTTCCAGCACGCCCTGCGGGACGAACTGGGCGCCCTCCTCGGCAAGAAGAGCGAGCGGCCGGTACCGGTCCTGGGCACCGGAGCCGGACACGACGCGGGTATTTTGTCCGCAACCGTCCCGACGGCCATGCTGTTCGTCCGCAACCCCACCGGCGTCTCGCACTCGCCCGCCGAGTCGGCCGCCGAGGACGACTGCGTCGCCGGGGTCACCGCACTCGCCGACGTACTGGAGGGGCTGGCGTGCCGCTGA
- a CDS encoding LPXTG cell wall anchor domain-containing protein, protein MARFHAQHGRRPRRAAGLAVAAATAAGSAVLFTAPAAHAEVVDVNYQCKTPIGNKGAVSPIDIKGTPSGGAYKLVMSFQKGVSSSPVELGKGAMKPSALIQLGGAESGTVQVSGPPNDQAIPANTPIKISDLSGTYTPKAGGKVTFTASTLTIKALGTTTTCTPSNHPKPSLTLDVKGGGGSGGSGGSAAAGGSTGGGQLPQTGPADSALALGTLGGTVLLAGAAGVLWLTRRQQRV, encoded by the coding sequence GTGGCCCGCTTCCACGCACAGCACGGCAGGCGGCCGCGGCGGGCGGCCGGGCTGGCCGTGGCCGCGGCGACGGCGGCCGGATCCGCGGTGCTGTTCACCGCGCCCGCCGCGCACGCCGAGGTCGTCGACGTGAACTACCAGTGCAAGACGCCGATCGGCAACAAGGGCGCGGTCTCGCCCATCGACATCAAGGGAACGCCCAGTGGGGGCGCGTACAAGCTCGTGATGTCGTTCCAGAAGGGCGTCTCCTCCAGCCCCGTCGAACTGGGCAAGGGCGCGATGAAGCCCAGTGCGCTGATCCAGCTGGGCGGCGCGGAGAGCGGCACCGTGCAGGTCAGCGGACCGCCCAACGACCAGGCGATTCCCGCGAACACCCCGATCAAGATCAGCGACCTGAGCGGTACGTACACCCCGAAGGCCGGCGGGAAGGTCACCTTCACCGCCTCCACGCTCACCATCAAGGCGCTGGGCACCACCACCACCTGCACCCCGAGCAACCACCCCAAGCCCTCGCTGACCCTGGACGTCAAGGGCGGCGGTGGTTCGGGCGGCAGCGGGGGCTCCGCGGCGGCGGGCGGTTCGACCGGCGGCGGCCAACTGCCGCAGACCGGACCGGCGGACTCCGCCCTCGCGCTGGGCACCCTCGGCGGCACCGTCCTGCTGGCCGGCGCGGCCGGAGTGCTCTGGCTGACCCGCCGTCAGCAACGCGTCTGA
- a CDS encoding RNA polymerase sigma factor SigF — MSPRLDELRIEDEQIPASSTPRSDVTGHIPSQSHAAATEPVGVPDIDGLPEIPPFDEVGPVDARALSKTLFERLESLEEGTHEYAYVRNTLVELNLALVKFAASRFRSRSEPMEDIVQVGTIGLIKAIDRFELSRGVEFPTFAMPTIVGEIKRFFRDTSWSVRVPRRLQELRLDLAKAGDELAQKLDRAPTVGELAERLGITKDEVVEGMAASNAYTASSLDAQPEEDDSEGALADRIGYEDNGLEGIEYVESLKPLIAELPSRDRKILSLRFVANMTQSEIGEELGISQMHVSRLLSRTLVRLRKGLMIEE; from the coding sequence ATGTCACCCCGGCTCGACGAATTGCGTATCGAGGACGAGCAGATCCCCGCATCGTCGACACCCCGGTCCGATGTGACCGGTCACATTCCTTCCCAGTCGCATGCCGCGGCCACCGAGCCGGTGGGCGTGCCCGACATCGACGGCCTGCCCGAGATCCCACCGTTCGACGAAGTGGGTCCGGTGGACGCGAGGGCCCTGTCGAAAACCCTCTTCGAGCGCCTGGAATCGCTGGAAGAAGGCACCCACGAATACGCGTACGTCCGCAACACCCTGGTCGAGCTGAACCTCGCCCTGGTGAAGTTCGCGGCCTCCCGGTTCCGCTCCCGCAGCGAGCCCATGGAGGACATCGTCCAGGTCGGCACCATCGGTCTGATCAAGGCGATCGACCGTTTCGAGCTGAGCCGCGGCGTGGAATTCCCGACGTTCGCGATGCCGACCATCGTCGGCGAGATCAAGCGTTTCTTCCGCGACACCAGCTGGTCGGTGCGGGTTCCCCGGCGCCTTCAGGAACTCCGCCTGGACCTGGCCAAAGCGGGCGACGAACTGGCGCAGAAGCTGGACCGGGCACCCACGGTCGGCGAACTCGCCGAACGCCTCGGCATCACCAAGGACGAGGTCGTCGAAGGGATGGCCGCGAGCAACGCCTACACCGCGAGCTCGCTGGACGCCCAGCCCGAGGAGGACGACAGCGAGGGCGCGCTGGCCGACCGGATCGGCTACGAGGACAACGGCCTCGAAGGCATCGAATACGTCGAGTCGCTGAAGCCGCTGATCGCCGAACTGCCCTCGCGGGACCGGAAGATCCTCTCGCTGAGATTCGTCGCCAATATGACGCAGTCCGAGATCGGCGAGGAGTTGGGCATTTCCCAGATGCACGTCTCCCGGCTGCTCTCCCGCACCCTCGTACGGCTCCGCAAGGGCCTGATGATCGAGGAATAG